The DNA region GCTGCGGAATACCTCGACTCGTATTTCGACTGGCGTGAGGAGCTCTCAGGCGACAGGTGCGGCGGAGTCGACTCAGGTGTCTTGTGCGGCTTCGGCTGGCGAGGCGGCCGAGCGATCGCGTACGCGGCGCAGTGCGGAACGCCGACGCTGCCCGCGGGGTTTCGCACTGCGGCTCGTCTGGTGCGGCTCGCGTCGAGGCTCGGGGTCCCGGTGCTCACCCTCGTCGACACTCCCGGAGCGTCAAACGACGAGGCGGCCGAGCGGACCGGTGCGGGCGCGGCCATCGCGGAGTTGTTCGAGGCGGTCGCGAGCGCGGCCGTGCCGATCACGACGCTGGTGATCGGGGAGGGCGGTTCCGGGGGCGCGCTCGCGTTCGCGGCGCCAGGGTCGACCTGGGTGACGCCCAACGCGTACTTCTCGGTGACGTCGCCGGAAGCGGCCGCGGCGATCCTCAAGCTGCCCGCGGACGAGGTCCCCGCTCTCGCGGATCGGCTGCGGCTACGCCCCCAAGACCTGGTCGACCTGGGGATCGCGCGCTCCGTCGTGAAGCCCGCGGATCGCGTTTAGCCCGCGAAACGCAGGTCGCACCGCACAATCGCGATTAGGGGGCTAAACGCACGTCGGGCGGCCAGATCGCGATTAGCCCGCTAAACGCAGGTCGGGCGTGCGGGCCGCCCAAGTGCCGTGCGGCTCCAGGGTGACCTCGCGGACATCGTCTTCGCGGCGCTCCAGGCGGACGACGAGGTAGTCGTCCGACAGGCGCTCGGCGGCTCCCTCGCCCCATTCGACGACCAGCGCCGATCGCTCCAGTTCGGTGTCGAGGTCCAGGTCGTCCAGCTGCGAGAGATCCCCGCCGAGCCGGTACGCGTCGACGTGCACCAGCGCGACCCCCGCCGCGCCCGCCGGATGCACCCGGGCCAGCACGAACGTCGGCGAGCTGACCCGCCCGCCGACGCCGAGACCGTCCGCGATCCCGCGGGTCAGTGTCGTCTTGCCCGCCCCGAGCGGCCCGGAGAGCAGCACCAGATCGCCCGCGCGCAGCGAACGTCCCAGCTCGCGCCCGAAATCCATCGTCGATTCGGGGGTCGGGAAAGCGAAATTCATCAGCGTTGCCACCACCAGGTCCGCCGTTCGGAAGTCTCACCATCGGTGCCCGTGCACCGTTGCACCAGGTCGATCAGGTGGCTGTTCACCAGTTCGGGTTGTTCCAGCTGCACCATGTGTCCCGCGCCGCGCACGCGCACCAGCTCCGCGTCGGGCAGCTCCGCCGCGATCCGCTCGGCGTGCGCGATCGGCGTGAACCGGTCGGAATCCCCGCCGACGACCAGCACGTGCGCGTGCTTCAACCCGGCGAGCGCGGCGTACCGGTTGTGGCTGCCGAGCGTGTCGACGAAGTTCACGAGCCCACGTACCGGCGTCACTTCGAGCATTTCCAGCATGAAGTCGACGAGCCGCGGCGACACGTCCCGGCTGCCGAAAGCCAGCCTGCGCACGGCTTGCCGGGTCAGCTGCCCGCCCGCCGCCCGCACGAATTCGACGAGCCCCGGCTGCCAACCGGCCAGTCCGCCGACGCCGCGCGTGAGCGGGTTGTACTTCGAGAGCAGTGATCTCGGTAGCCCCGAGCGCCGACCTCGCCTGCCGCGGTCGCGATGAACGCGACGCCGCAAACACGGTCGTCGAACAGTTCGGGATGCTCCGCGGCGAGCTCCATGATCACCATGCCGCCCATCGAGTGCCCCATGAGCACGATGGGCCCCTCCGGCACCACCGAACGCAGGACCATGTCGAGGTCGCGCGCCAGCTGCTCGATGGTGCTGGTCTCGGCGGTCGCGGCGCCGGATTGCCCGTGCCCGCGATGGTCGTAGTAGACCTGACGCACCCGCGGCAGCTTCAGCGAAGCGAGGTCTCGCCGCTGAAAGTGCCAGCAGCGCTTCGACAACGCGAAACCGTGCACACCGACGACGGTCAGCTCCGGTTCTCCCCCATCGGCCGGATCGATCTCCTCGACCGCGAGCGGCGTACCGTCCTCCGCCGCCACTGTCGACGTCCGATCCGGTGCGAGGTCCCCCAACGGCTCGTCCACGAACGGATCCTCACTCTGCCGCCGCTGCTGTGCGGCGACGGCGATCGCGGCGGCGGTGCCGGTGGCCACCGCCCCGACCCCGCCGACGATGGCCAGCAGTCTTCGTGAAGGTGTCACGAGCCTGCCTCCAGATACGTTCGGCGGATTCGCGGCCGGTACATCGAAGTCACGATCTCGTAGTCGATCGTCCCCAGCTTGTCGGCCCATTCCCGGGCTGTCGGCTCGCCGGACGCGCCTCGGCCGAAGAGGATCACTTCGCTGCCGACGGCCGGTTCTTCGTCGCCGCAGTCGACGATCAGCTGGTCCATACAGACCCGGCCGACGACCGGCCGCCGCTTCCCGGCGAGCCAGACGTCCATGCGGCCGGACAGCGACCGCGGCACGCCGTCGGCGTATCCGACCGGGACCAGGGCGAGCGTGGTGTCGCGCTCGGCCGTCCAGCTGTGGCCGTACGAGACCGATTCGCCGGATGGGATCCGCTTCGTGAGCACGACCGACGATTTGAAGGTCATCGCCGGGCACAGATCGTCGTCGGTGGGCACTGGGTTCAGCCCGTAGATCGCGATCCCGGGGCGCACGAGGTCGAAATGCAGGTCGGGCCTGGTCAGCACGGCGGCGGAGTTCGCGATATGCCGCATCGGGTTCAGGCCGGCGGCGCGGGCGATGTCGTAGGCCTCGTCGAACCGCTTCGCCTGCGCGTCGATGGAGGGATGGCCGGGCTCGTCGGCGCACGCGAGGTGCGACCAGATCGCGACGACCTCGATGAGCGGCTTCGCGGCCGCCGCGGCCTTGACCAGGGCCGGCCATTCCGCAGGTGGGCAGCCGTTTCGGGACAGCCCGGTGTCGATCTTGAGGTGAACCCTGCAGATCGCGTTTAGCCCGCTAAAGTCGCGTGCCCGCCGCGCGCCGTCGGCCACACGGGCCAGCTCGTCCAGGGAGCTCACGGCGACGTCGATGTCTTCGGCGACAGCGGGCGCGAAGTCGGCTTCGGGGGTGTCGAGCCAGCTGAAGAGCCGGGCGCCGATCCCGGCCCGGCGCAGCGCGAGCGCTTCGCCGAGGGAACAGGTGCCCAGCCAGGTGGCCCCGCCCTCGACGGCGGCCCGGGCGACCTCGAGGGCTCCGTGCCCGTAGCCGTCGGCCTTGACCACGGCCATCGTCTGGGCCGAGGGGGCGCGGGAAGCGAGCAGGGCGACGTTGTGCCGGATGGCGGACAGGTCGATGACGACCTCGGCACGTGGGAAACTGGCGGTCATAACGACCACCAGTTTCCCACGAACCGGCTCAGGACAGGCGCGCCCCGTCGGTGGCGGAGAACACGTGCAGCTCGTCGGGACGGATCCGCAGGTGCAGGGTGTCGCCCATGGTCGGCGGTGTGCGCGGGTCCACCCGGGTGACGACGTTCGACTTCGAGCCCTCGGCGTCGGTCTCGGCGAGCTTGCCGTAGACGTACGCGTCCGAGCCGAGTTCCTCGACGAGGTCCACCTTGATCGGCAGGGTGCCGTCTTCGCTGGTCGTCACCTCGAGCGACTCGGGACGGAAGCCGAGGGTGACCGTGTCGCCATCGGCCTTGGCGAGGATCTCGCGAGTCAGCGGCACCCGGGCGCCGCCCAGCTCAGCACCGTCTTCGGTGAGCTTCGCGGTGACGAGGTTCATCGCGGGCGAGCCGATGAAACCGGCGACGAAAGCGTTTGCGGGCTTGTCGTACAGGGCGCGCGGGGTGTCGCACTGCTGCAGGAGACCGTCCGAGAGAACGGCGACCCGGTCGCCCATCGTCATGGCCTCGACCTGGTCGTGCGTGACGTACACGGTGGTGACGCCGAGGCGGCGCTGCAGCGCGGCGATCTGCGTACGGGTGGAGACACGCAGCTTCGCGTCGAGGTTCGACAGCGGCTCGTCCATGAGGAAGACCTGCGGCTCGCGCACGATGGCGCGGCCCATGGCGACGCGCTGGCGCTGACCACCGGAGAGCGCCTTCGGCTTGCGGTCGAGGTACTGCTCGATGTCGAGCAGCTTGGCCGCGTCGAGCACCTTCTGCTTGATCTCCGAAGCCGGGCGGCCCGCGATCTTCAGCGCGAAGCCCATGTTCTGGCCCACGGTCATATGCGGGTACAGCGCGTAGTTCTGGAACACCATCGCGATGTCGCGGGCGCGGGGCGGCAGCTGCGTGACGTCGCGGTCGCCGATCCAGACGGCGCCTTCGTCGATGTCTTCGAGCCCGGCGAGCATCCGCAGGCTGGTGGACTTGCCACAGCCGGACGGCCCGACCAGCACGAGGAACTCGCCATCGGCGATCTCGAGGTCGAGTGCGTCCACGGCGGGCCGCTCGGAGCCCGCGTAGCGCCGGGTCGCCTTGTCGTAGGTGATCGTGGCCATCGGTTCAGTCCTCTTTCGGTTTCGCGGAAATGCCGTGCCCGAGTTCGCGGGCTTCGAGATGCCGTTGCCGGATCCGGCGCCCTTCGGCGCTGTCCGCTTCGGTCGGTTCGAGTGGGGTGTAGCCGTGCTGTTCCTGCCAGCGGGGAGGTTCCGTGCTGGAAGCGAGGGCCCAGGCCGCCTGCCGCGCGGCGCCGACCGCGACGTACTCGGCGACCTCGGGGACGACGACGGGCACGCCGAACACGATCGGCGCGACCGCGCGGACAGCGGCCGACTGCGCGCCACCACCGATCAGGAGGACGCGGCGGACTTCGAGCCCCTGCTCACGCAGGGCGTCGAGACCGGCGGCGAGGCCGCACAGCATGCCTTCGACGGCGGCGCGGGCAAGGTTTTCGGGCGTCATGTTCGCGCGGGTGAGGCCGAAGAGCGTGCCCCTAGCGTCCGGGAGGTTCGGCGTCCGTTCGCCGTCGAGATACGGCAGGAAGGTGAGGCCGCCGGAACCGCGTGTGGCGGCGAGCGCCAGCTTGTCGAACTCAGCGAGTTCGACGCCGAGCATCGCGGACGTGGCCGTCAGCACGCGGGCCGCGTTCAGGGTGCAGGCCAGTGGGAGGAAACGGCCGGTGGCGTCGGCGAATCCCGCGACGATTCCGGAGGGGTCGGCACTCGCGGTCTCGGAGACGCCGAAGACGGTGCCGCTGGTGCCGAGCGAGACCACGACGTCGCCAGGGGCGAGTTCGAGACCGAGGGCGGCGGCCATGTTGTCGCCGGTCCCGGCCGAGACCAGGATCCCGTCCGGCGTGCGGCCCGCGGCTTCGGCGGGGCCGATGACCTTGGGCAGCTCAGGAGTGCGGCCGCCGAAGGCGTGCGCGAGGAGGTCTTGGCGGTATTCGCCGGTGGCGGGCGAGAAGTACCCGGTACCGGAAGCGTCGCCGCGGTCGGTGACCGGCTCAGCGCCGTCGCCCAGCAACCGCCAGGTCAGCCAGTCGTGCGGGAGCAGGACGCGGGCGACGCGATCGGCCAGTTCGGGTTCGTTCTCCGCCATCCAGCGCAGCTTCGTGACGGTGAAGCTGGCGACCGGAAGGGAGCCGACGGATTTCGCCCAGTTTTCGGCGCCGAGTTCGGCGCCAAGGTCTTCGGCCGCCTTCGCGGAGCGGGTGTCGTTCCACAGCAAGGCGGGCCGGACGACCTCACCGTCCTCGTCGAGGGCGACCATGCCGTGCTGCTGACCACCGATCCCGATGGCGCCGACGCCGTCGAGCAGGCCGTCTGTCGCCTCGCGGAACGCGTCCCACCACGCGGCGGGAGCGACCTCGGTGCCGTCAGGATGCGAAGCGCGGCCGGTGCGGACGATCTCGCCGGTGTTCGCGTCGCAGACGACGATCTTCGTCGACTGGGTCGACGAGTCGATTCCGGCGACCAGGTCAGAACTCATATTCCGGCCCCTCCGGTGCGCACTCGACCTGCTCGATCGCGGTCCCTGCGGTCAGCGCGGCCTCGATCTCCTCGGTCGGTGTCTCTTCGTCGGTGATCAGGAGGTCGTAGTCGCCGATGTCGCCGTACGCGTAGGTGGCGGTGCGGCCGAACTTGGAGTTGTCGACGACCAGGACGTTGCGATCGGCGGTGCGGAGCGCGGCCTTCTTGAGCTCGGCGTAGTCCTGGACCGGGTGGAACAGGCGGCCGACCGCGACCGCGGCGACCGAGACGAACGCGATGTCGGCGTGCGTGCGGTCGAGGAACGCGACGACGTCCGGGCCGGCGCACGAGTCGAACTCGTGGTGGTAGCGCCCGCCCGCCAGGACGACCTCGACGCTCTTGGCGAGCCCGAGGATGCGGGCGGCTTCGAGCGAGTTGGTGATGACGGTGAGGTCGTCGACCTGGCCGAGGCGGCGGACGAGCGGGAAGAGCGTCGTCGAGTCGTCGACGAAGACGGTCTGGCCGGAGTGGACGTGCGCCGCGGCGGCCTCGCCGAGCGCGTCCTTGGTGGCCTGGTTGAAGGTGTCGCGGAAGCGGGCGGCCGACTCCATGGTCGTCGCGGGATAGGCCTCGACCTTGCCGCGGAGTTTGCGGAGGAGACGGCGGTCGGCGAGATCGTCGAGGTCGCGGTGCATCGTCATCAGGCTGACGCCGAAGCGGGTGGTGAGGTCGTCGATGCGGACCTCGCCGGTGGCGATGACGTGGTCGAGGATCTCCTGGCGTCGCTGCTCGACTGCGGCGTCCGAGGGCCTGGTCTTAGACATGGGCGACACCGTTCACGACCCGGACCATCGCGGTCTCGGCGGGGTGGGTGTCGGCGCTCACACCTGCTTCTTACCAGATGATTCGCCCGGAGTTAACACGTAACTCGATAACTCCCGCATTTTTTCCCACTCCCGCCGCCTGCCCCGCCGACCTGCGTTTAGCCCCCTAACTGCGCTCTGATGGCACCCGCCTGCAGAACGTGGGCATCTGAGGGCACCCGCCCGCAGAGCGCGGTTAGGGGGCTAAACGCAGGTCGGCGCCCTGGTCAGGAGGTCAGGGAGCGGACGGACCGGAGGGCATCGGGGATCGCGCCGAGGATGCCGGAGGCCGAGGTGGGGGCGCCGTCGGCGGCGAGCGAGCCGGCGAGCGAGTGGACGTGCGCGGCCGCCCCGGCCGCCAGCCACGGATCGAGCCCGGACGCGAGCAACGCGCCGACCAGACCGGACAGCACGTCCCCCGAACCCGCCGTCGCGAGCCACGACCCCCGCGGCGTGTTCACCAGCGCGCGCCCGTCCGGCGCCGCGACCACCGTGCAGTGCCCCTTCAGGAGCACGACGGCGTCGTACTTCCGCGCGGCCGACCGCGCCGCCGCGACCCGGTCCGCCCCCGGCGGCGCCCCCATCAGCCGCTCGAACTCCCCCGCGTGCGGAGTCAGCACGAGCGGCGTCTCCGGGTCACGCGCGTCGAGCACGTCGGGCGACCGCGCGATGATCGTCGTCGCGTCGGCGTCCGCGCACACCGGCACGCCGCGGCCGAGCACGAACCGCAGCACGTCCCGCCCTTCGTGCCCAGTGCCGATCCCCGGCCCGACGACCCACGCCTGCACCCGGCCCGCGTCGGTCACCGAACCCGTCGCGATGATCTCGGGCCACTGCCCGCGAACCACGTCCGCCGCATGACCGGCGTAGCGCACCAGCCCGGACGTCGCCCGCACCGCCGCGCCGGCCGCGAGCACGGCCGCCCCCGGATACGTCGCCGACCCGGCGGCGACCCCGACCACGCCCTGGCTGTACTTGTCGTCGTCCGGACCGGGCACCGGCCAAGCGGCGGCGACGTCCGCCGTATCGAGTCGTTGCAGATCGGGCTCGGTGAGCCGCAGTCCGATGTCCACCAGGGACACCTCGCCGCAGGACGCGGGCGCGAGGGCGTGCACCGGCTTGAGCGCGCCGAAGGTGACCGTCCGGTCGGCCACGACCGCCGGACCGTCGACGGCACCGGTGTCCGGATCCACCCCGCTCGGCAGATCGACGGCCAGCACCGGCGAGCTCACGTGCTCCAGCAGCGCGGCCGCGTCCGGCCGCAGAGGCCCACGCGCCGAGATTCCGACGATTCCGTCGACGACGAGGTCGGCCCGCTTGATCCACTGTGGACCGTCCTCAAGGGACACGACCTTGCCACCAGATCGCTTCAGCGCGGCCAAACCCGGGCCGTGCGCGCGTTCGGGTTTCAGCAGGATCGCCGAGACGGCCACATTGCGGCGACGCAGGAACGCGCCGGCCCACAAGGCGTCACCGCCGTTGTTCCCCGACCCGACGAGCAGCGTCACCCGCCGCCCGGACACCGAACCCGTGTGCTCGGCCAGCATTTGGGCCGCGTGCACGGCGAGCCCGAAAGCCGCGCGCCGCATGAGTTCGCCGTCGGGAGTGACGGCGAGCAACCGGTCCTCCGCCGCGCGAATCCGTTCCGTGGTCCAGATTCCCTGCACGACGCCTCCGGTCTCTATTCGACGGTGACCGACTTCGCCAGGTTACGCGGCTTGTCGACGTCGTACCCGCGCGTGCGGGCGATCTCGGCGGCCAGCACCTGCAGCGGAACCGTGGAGACCAGCGGCTGCAGCAGGGTCGGGACGGCCGGGATCTCGATCAGCTCGTCGGCGAAGGGGCGGACGGTCTCGTCGCCCTCCTCCGCGATCACGATCGTGCGGGCACCGCGCGCCTGGATCTCGCTGATGTTCGACACCAGCTTCGAGTGCAGCACCGCGCGCCCCTTGGGCGACGGCATCACCACCACGACGGGCAGGCCTTCTTCGATCAGGGCGATCGGGCCGTGCTTGAGCTCGCCGGCGGCGAAGCCCTCGGCGTGCATGTACGCCAGTTCCTTGAGCTTCAGCGCGCCTTCGAGGGCGACCGGGAAACCGACGTGACGGCCGAGGAACAGCACGGCCTTCGAGTCGGCGATCCGGCGGCCGAGGTCGCGGACCTGGTCCACAGTGGACAGGACCTTCTGCACCGCGGCGGGCATGGCCTCGAGTTCGGCGAACTCGCGGGCCACCTC from Amycolatopsis sp. EV170708-02-1 includes:
- the alr gene encoding alanine racemase encodes the protein MTASFPRAEVVIDLSAIRHNVALLASRAPSAQTMAVVKADGYGHGALEVARAAVEGGATWLGTCSLGEALALRRAGIGARLFSWLDTPEADFAPAVAEDIDVAVSSLDELARVADGARRARDFSGLNAICRVHLKIDTGLSRNGCPPAEWPALVKAAAAAKPLIEVVAIWSHLACADEPGHPSIDAQAKRFDEAYDIARAAGLNPMRHIANSAAVLTRPDLHFDLVRPGIAIYGLNPVPTDDDLCPAMTFKSSVVLTKRIPSGESVSYGHSWTAERDTTLALVPVGYADGVPRSLSGRMDVWLAGKRRPVVGRVCMDQLIVDCGDEEPAVGSEVILFGRGASGEPTAREWADKLGTIDYEIVTSMYRPRIRRTYLEAGS
- a CDS encoding DeoR/GlpR family DNA-binding transcription regulator, giving the protein MSKTRPSDAAVEQRRQEILDHVIATGEVRIDDLTTRFGVSLMTMHRDLDDLADRRLLRKLRGKVEAYPATTMESAARFRDTFNQATKDALGEAAAAHVHSGQTVFVDDSTTLFPLVRRLGQVDDLTVITNSLEAARILGLAKSVEVVLAGGRYHHEFDSCAGPDVVAFLDRTHADIAFVSVAAVAVGRLFHPVQDYAELKKAALRTADRNVLVVDNSKFGRTATYAYGDIGDYDLLITDEETPTEEIEAALTAGTAIEQVECAPEGPEYEF
- a CDS encoding ABC transporter ATP-binding protein: MATITYDKATRRYAGSERPAVDALDLEIADGEFLVLVGPSGCGKSTSLRMLAGLEDIDEGAVWIGDRDVTQLPPRARDIAMVFQNYALYPHMTVGQNMGFALKIAGRPASEIKQKVLDAAKLLDIEQYLDRKPKALSGGQRQRVAMGRAIVREPQVFLMDEPLSNLDAKLRVSTRTQIAALQRRLGVTTVYVTHDQVEAMTMGDRVAVLSDGLLQQCDTPRALYDKPANAFVAGFIGSPAMNLVTAKLTEDGAELGGARVPLTREILAKADGDTVTLGFRPESLEVTTSEDGTLPIKVDLVEELGSDAYVYGKLAETDAEGSKSNVVTRVDPRTPPTMGDTLHLRIRPDELHVFSATDGARLS
- the tsaE gene encoding tRNA (adenosine(37)-N6)-threonylcarbamoyltransferase complex ATPase subunit type 1 TsaE, with translation MNFAFPTPESTMDFGRELGRSLRAGDLVLLSGPLGAGKTTLTRGIADGLGVGGRVSSPTFVLARVHPAGAAGVALVHVDAYRLGGDLSQLDDLDLDTELERSALVVEWGEGAAERLSDDYLVVRLERREDDVREVTLEPHGTWAARTPDLRLAG
- a CDS encoding NAD(P)H-hydrate dehydratase, which gives rise to MQGIWTTERIRAAEDRLLAVTPDGELMRRAAFGLAVHAAQMLAEHTGSVSGRRVTLLVGSGNNGGDALWAGAFLRRRNVAVSAILLKPERAHGPGLAALKRSGGKVVSLEDGPQWIKRADLVVDGIVGISARGPLRPDAAALLEHVSSPVLAVDLPSGVDPDTGAVDGPAVVADRTVTFGALKPVHALAPASCGEVSLVDIGLRLTEPDLQRLDTADVAAAWPVPGPDDDKYSQGVVGVAAGSATYPGAAVLAAGAAVRATSGLVRYAGHAADVVRGQWPEIIATGSVTDAGRVQAWVVGPGIGTGHEGRDVLRFVLGRGVPVCADADATTIIARSPDVLDARDPETPLVLTPHAGEFERLMGAPPGADRVAAARSAARKYDAVVLLKGHCTVVAAPDGRALVNTPRGSWLATAGSGDVLSGLVGALLASGLDPWLAAGAAAHVHSLAGSLAADGAPTSASGILGAIPDALRSVRSLTS
- the xylB gene encoding xylulokinase translates to MSSDLVAGIDSSTQSTKIVVCDANTGEIVRTGRASHPDGTEVAPAAWWDAFREATDGLLDGVGAIGIGGQQHGMVALDEDGEVVRPALLWNDTRSAKAAEDLGAELGAENWAKSVGSLPVASFTVTKLRWMAENEPELADRVARVLLPHDWLTWRLLGDGAEPVTDRGDASGTGYFSPATGEYRQDLLAHAFGGRTPELPKVIGPAEAAGRTPDGILVSAGTGDNMAAALGLELAPGDVVVSLGTSGTVFGVSETASADPSGIVAGFADATGRFLPLACTLNAARVLTATSAMLGVELAEFDKLALAATRGSGGLTFLPYLDGERTPNLPDARGTLFGLTRANMTPENLARAAVEGMLCGLAAGLDALREQGLEVRRVLLIGGGAQSAAVRAVAPIVFGVPVVVPEVAEYVAVGAARQAAWALASSTEPPRWQEQHGYTPLEPTEADSAEGRRIRQRHLEARELGHGISAKPKED